From the genome of Gracilinanus agilis isolate LMUSP501 chromosome 2, AgileGrace, whole genome shotgun sequence, one region includes:
- the LOC123235365 gene encoding LOW QUALITY PROTEIN: E3 ubiquitin-protein ligase RNF38-like (The sequence of the model RefSeq protein was modified relative to this genomic sequence to represent the inferred CDS: substituted 1 base at 1 genomic stop codon) has protein sequence MRPWEMTSNRQPPSVQPNQHHFSGERCNTPARNRRSPPVRRQRGRRDRLSRHNSISQDENYHHLSYGQQQAIEEPQAFHPPNVSPRMLHPAAHPPQQNAVMVDIHEQLHQGTVPVFCTVTTVAPHGIPLCTGQHIPACNTQQVPGCSVVFSGQHLPVYSVPPPMLQACSVQHLPVPYAAFPPLISSDPFLLHPPHLSPHPPPHLPPPGQFVPFQTQQSRSPLQRIENEVELLGEHLPVGGFTYPASAHPPTLPPSAPLQFLTHDPLHQEVSFGVPYPPFMPRRLTGRSRYRSQQPIPPPPYHPSLLPYVLSMLPVPPAIGPAFSFELDVEDGEVENYEALLNLAERLGEAKPRGLTEADIEQLPSYRFNPNNHXSEQTLCVVCMCDFESKQLLRVLLCNHEFHAKCVDKWLKANRTCPICRADASEVHRDSE, from the coding sequence ATGCGACCATGGGAGATGACATCAAATAGGCAGCCTCCTTCAGTTCAACCCAATCAGCATCACTTCTCAGGGGAACGATGCAACACACCTGCACGCAACAGAAGAAGTCCTCCTGTTCGGCgccagagaggaaggagggatcGTCTCTCTCGACATAATTCCATTAGTCAAGATGAAAACTATCACCATCTTTCATATGGACAGCAGCAAGCAATAGAGGAGCCCCAAGCCTTCCATCCTCCTAATGTATCCCCACGTATGTTGCATCCTGCTGCTCACCCACCGCAGCAGAATGCAGTGATGGTTGACATACATGAACAGCTTCATCAAGGCACAGTCCCCGTTTTTTGTACTGTAACAACTGTTGCTCCCCATGGAATTCCACTTTGCACTGGCCAGCACATCCCTGCTTGTAATACACAGCAGGTTCCAGGATGCTCTGTGGTTTTCAGTGGACAGCACCTCCCTGTCTATAGTGTGCCTCCTCCAATGCTTCAGGCATGTTCAGTTCAGCACTTACCAGTACCATATGCTGCATTCCCACCTCTTATTTCTAGTGATCCATTTCTTTTACATCCGCCTCACCTTTCTCCACATCCTCCTCCTCATTTGCCACCACCTGGCCAGTTTGTCCCCTTCCAAACACAGCAATCACGATCGCCATTACAGAGGATAGAAAATGAAGTCGAACTCCTGGGAGAACACCTTCCTGTAGGAGGTTTTACTTATCCTGCCTCAGCCCATCCTCCAACATTACCTCCATCAGCCCCTCTCCAGTTCTTAACACATGATCCTTTGCACCAGGAGGTATCTTTTGGAGTACCTTATCCTCCCTTTATGCCTCGAAGACTTACAGGACGTAGTAGATATCGATCTCAGCAACCAATACCACCTCCCCCTTATCATCCCAGCCTCCTACCATATGTACTATCAATGCTTCCAGTGCCACCTGCAATAGGTCCAGCCTTCAGCTTTGAATTGGATGTAGAAGATGGAGAAGTAGAAAATTATGAGGCATTACTAAATCTTGCAGAACGACTAGGGGAAGCTAAGCCACGTGGATTAACAGAAGCAGATATTGAACAGCTTCCATCTTACCGGTTCAATCCTAACAACCACTAGTCAGAGCAGACTTTGTGCGTAGTATGCATGTGTGATTTTGAGTCAAAGCAGCTACTTAGAGTCTTACTCTGTAACCATGAGTTCCATGCCAAGTGTGTTGACAAATGGCTTAAGGCAAATCGTACCTGCCCAATTTGTCGAGCTGACGCATCAGAAGTGCATCGTGATTCAGAATGA